One part of the Herbiconiux aconitum genome encodes these proteins:
- the ppk2 gene encoding polyphosphate kinase 2 — protein MSHKKSHSAHRLDKALYETELRRLQIELVSMQQWVTATGARVLVIFEGRDAAGKGGAIKRVMQYLNPRSARVVALPQPSDREKGQWYFQRYVERLPTTGEIVLMDRSWYNRAGVERVMGYCTDEQYDRFLDQVPVVERMLVDDGMILLKYWYSVSDTEQEKRFRSRLNDPMRRWKLSETDLLSITKWEDYSRAKDAMFEVTDIVEAPWWTIESDDKRSARINTINHILSQVPYEHLDPDDVEFPERPGAQDETRPPLDGHRFVPDHAAAL, from the coding sequence ATGAGCCACAAGAAGTCCCATTCCGCCCATCGCCTCGACAAGGCACTCTACGAGACCGAATTGCGGCGCCTGCAGATCGAACTCGTCAGCATGCAGCAGTGGGTCACCGCGACCGGTGCGCGCGTGCTCGTGATCTTCGAGGGTCGCGACGCCGCCGGCAAGGGGGGAGCGATCAAACGGGTGATGCAATACCTCAACCCGCGGAGCGCCCGCGTGGTGGCGCTGCCTCAGCCGAGTGATCGGGAGAAGGGGCAGTGGTATTTCCAGCGCTACGTGGAGCGACTTCCGACCACGGGCGAGATCGTGCTGATGGACCGCTCGTGGTACAACCGGGCCGGGGTCGAGCGCGTGATGGGGTACTGCACCGACGAGCAGTACGACCGCTTCCTCGATCAGGTTCCGGTGGTCGAACGGATGCTCGTCGACGACGGCATGATCCTCCTGAAGTACTGGTACTCGGTCAGTGACACCGAGCAGGAGAAGCGTTTCCGCTCGCGGCTGAACGATCCGATGCGGCGCTGGAAGCTCTCGGAGACCGACCTGCTCTCCATCACGAAGTGGGAGGACTACTCCCGCGCGAAGGATGCGATGTTCGAGGTGACCGACATCGTCGAGGCGCCGTGGTGGACCATCGAGAGCGACGACAAGCGCTCAGCGCGTATCAACACCATCAACCACATCCTGAGTCAGGTGCCGTACGAGCACCTCGACCCCGACGACGTCGAGTTCCCGGAGCGGCCGGGCGCGCAGGACGAGACACGGCCGCCCCTCGACGGCCACCGATTCGTGCCCGATCACGCGGCGGCGCTCTGA
- a CDS encoding zinc-binding dehydrogenase, with translation MQAVTIQSFGDADGLAVVDLPEPEPAPGQMLVEVEAIGVGGVDAVIRRGTLGTSGFREGLVPGSEVAGRVIGVGDGVDSGWIGRRVWAFTGVGGGYVERAVAAVDDVTALPDGLSPIDAVTLGSAAPVAHFALAHARFAPGESVLVRGAAGSIGIAAVQLAAAGGARAIGVTTSSLERGERLLALGATEILDRAGNASASADSPGALSAPTGFDVVIDIVGGPDLPAVIERLAPNGRLVSVGVVAGHPPADFGMSLLRSFQRSLSFATFSLNTVPVPERNRVRADQFAAAARGELRAVVHDLLPLARAAEAHRRMDAGEVFGRIVLTP, from the coding sequence ATGCAGGCAGTCACCATTCAGAGTTTCGGAGATGCGGACGGGCTGGCGGTGGTCGACCTCCCCGAACCTGAACCCGCGCCCGGACAGATGCTCGTCGAGGTCGAGGCGATCGGAGTGGGCGGTGTCGACGCGGTCATCCGGCGCGGCACCCTCGGCACGTCGGGGTTCCGCGAAGGGCTCGTGCCCGGCAGTGAGGTTGCCGGCCGCGTGATCGGGGTCGGCGACGGGGTCGACAGCGGGTGGATCGGACGGCGGGTCTGGGCGTTCACAGGCGTCGGCGGCGGCTACGTCGAGCGCGCCGTCGCCGCGGTCGACGACGTGACGGCGTTGCCCGATGGCCTCTCGCCGATCGACGCGGTGACGCTCGGAAGCGCTGCACCGGTGGCCCATTTCGCTCTCGCCCACGCGCGGTTCGCGCCGGGCGAATCCGTTCTGGTGCGGGGGGCGGCCGGAAGCATCGGCATCGCGGCGGTGCAGCTGGCAGCGGCGGGCGGGGCGCGGGCCATCGGCGTCACGACATCGTCACTCGAGCGCGGGGAACGGCTGCTGGCACTCGGCGCGACGGAGATTCTCGACCGAGCGGGCAACGCCAGCGCCTCCGCGGACTCCCCGGGCGCCCTCTCCGCACCGACCGGGTTCGACGTCGTGATCGACATCGTGGGTGGCCCGGATCTGCCCGCTGTCATCGAGCGACTGGCGCCGAACGGACGCCTCGTGTCCGTCGGTGTCGTGGCCGGTCATCCGCCGGCCGACTTCGGGATGTCGCTGCTGCGGTCGTTCCAGCGTTCCTTGTCGTTCGCGACCTTCAGTCTCAACACCGTACCCGTGCCGGAGCGCAATCGGGTGCGCGCCGACCAGTTCGCAGCAGCAGCCCGCGGCGAGCTGCGCGCCGTGGTGCACGATCTGCTCCCCCTTGCTCGAGCCGCCGAAGCGCACCGGCGCATGGACGCGGGCGAGGTCTTCGGTCGCATCGTGCTGACCCCCTGA